The DNA region TATAGTCGGAAATATACTCGCTTTTTCCGGTTGGAAGGTCGAGAAGGAGTACTACGTTAACGACGCCGGTCTACAGATGTCCAATCTGGGAAAATCCACCCAATCCAGGTACTTTGAACTATTGGGGCAGGCCGATAAGGCTCCCTTTCCGGAGGACGGATACAAAGGGGACTACATATACGATCTGGCCCGTCAGGTTATGGACGATCACGGAGACGAATACCTTTCCGTCGACCTAGAGGAGAGTCTTCCCTTTTTCAGAGACTTTTCCAGCAAGGTCATTCTGGACGGTATCAAGGCGGACCTGAAGCGTTTCGGAGTGACCTTCGACTGTTGGTTTTCCGAGAAGAGCCTTTACGAGAACGACCAGGTACCGGATACGGTAGAGGCTCTCAGAAAGAGAGGCTACACCTACGAGGAAGACGGGGCCATCTGGTTTCGTTCCACCGACTTCGGAGACGATAAGGACAGGGTCCTTTTCCGCTCTAACGGAGTTCCTACCTACTTTGCCTCTGACGTGGCCTACCATAAAAACAAGTTCGATCGGGGTTTCGATTTGGCCATAGACGTATGGGGAGCGGATCATCACGGTTATGTTCCCCGTATGAGAGCTGCGGTGGAGGCCCTGGGCAAGTCGTCGGACGATAATTTCGCCGTCACATTGATTCAGTTCGTCAATTTGCTTCGGGACGGCGAGCAGGTGTCTATGTCGACTAGATCGGGACAGTTCGTAACCCTTTCCGACGTCATAGACGAGGTCGGAGTCGATGCTACCAGGTTCTACTTCGTTATGCGTCGTTCCGACAGCCACCTGGATTTCGACCTGGAGCTAGCCAAGAGGGAGTCCTCGGACAATCCGGTGTTCTACGTCCAGTATGCCAACGCCAGGATCGCCAGCATAACCAGAAACCTCAGGGACAAGGGGATCGCCATTCCAGCTATGAATGAACTGGATGAGTCTCTGATCTCAAGCTCGGAGGAGAAAAAACTGATCACCCGTCTGTCCATGTTCCCCGAGGAGGTGGAGAAGGCTGCGATCGAGATGGCTCCCCACAGGATCGTAAACTACGTTCACGATCTGGCCGGAGATTTCCATTCCTTCTACAACGCTCACAGGGTGTTAGACGAGGATCCGAGTCGTCCCTCCAGGATCCTGCTGGTTAAGGCCACCTATGTAGTTCTGACAAACGCCCTGAGGATATTGGGCATATCGGCCCCCGAAAGGATGTAGTTAAAGGTGCCTCGGCTCAGATGGGTTCTTTTCTGGGCCATGGTCGTTTTGTTTTTCGCGGTGTTTTCCACGGCTATGATAAGGGAGAGGCGCAGGATAGACGAGCTCTCCCAGGCGGTCAATCTCAAGGAGGGAAAACTTCGAAAACTGAGCGACGATCTGGAGAGGTCCAGGGAAAAGCTGAAGTTTTACGGCACAGACAAGGGCAAGGCCAGACTGGCTAGAGATCAGTTCAATCTAGCGTTCCCCGGCGAGAGGATATATCGTCTCTCGGTGGATTCCGGTGATGTCTTGCCTGAAAGCGATCGTTAGGGTATAATTCCTTTTTGCAATCCCTGCCCCCCTGGGGGGGCCTAACGTCCAAAGGGAGGAGGTGTAGCTCATGCGTCCATATGAGATGATGGTGCTTCTCGAGGCCGACCTCGAGGACCACAGCGCAGAGCTTGATGGAATCAAGGAGGTCATCGCCAAACTTGGCGGCGACGTCGACAAGGTCGATATCTGGGGAAAAAGGCGTCTCGCCTATCCTATCGATAAGCGTACCGAGGGGTATTACGCCCTGGTCTACTTCAAGCTGGATCCTTCTCAGCAGAAGGAGATGGCTAGGCTTTTCAGCCTGCGTACCGCTATCGTTCGTAACCTGGTGATCCGACTGGACCAGGAGTAGTCGAGGGAGGTTTTCGGCATGGCTCGTGGATTCAACAAGGTTATACTTATGGGGAATTTGGCCAAGGATCCTCAGATTCGCTACACCGCCAGTAAACAGGCCGTGGCTACCTTTTCCGTTGCGGTGAACCGCAGCTGGAAGGGTAAAAACGGCGAACTTCAGGAATCGGTGGATTTCATCCCTGTCGTGGTATGGGGCGCTCAGGCTGAAAACTGTGAGCGTTATCTTTCCAAAGGACGTCCCGTCCTGGTGGAGGGACGCATACAGGTCCGAAACTACGACGATAAATCGGGACAGAGACGATGGGTAACCGAGGTCGTGGCAAACGATATAACCTTCCTGCCGTCCGGCGGGAGGAGGGACGACCGTCCGTCCTCTCAGGGCGATTACGACGGAGGATATCGGAATGACGGTGATCAAGGTCAGCCTCGCAGTTTCCGTGACGATTTCGGCGGCGGCGATTTTCCCATGGATATATCGGAGATGGGTCCCACAGCCGACGAAGACGAGGCAGATATACCCTTTTAAACCAGAGAAAGGAGGATGGACATGGCTTTTGGAGGAAACAAAAGACGTGGCAAGCGCCGTCCTAAGGTCTGTTTCTACTGTGTAGACAAGATCGACTCTGTCGACTACAAAGACGTCGACAGACTT from Dethiosulfovibrio faecalis includes:
- the argS gene encoding arginine--tRNA ligase is translated as MADVTTILRDLIGEALSDMARQKEVSSDLLPEVHLERPKREDQGDWATNVAMQACKLLGERPRDLAAMVVDRLKDDEHIRSVEVAGPGFINFFLADRWIGNVISSVLASGDDYGRCDLGKGRKVQVEFVSANPTGPLHVGHGRGAAVGDIVGNILAFSGWKVEKEYYVNDAGLQMSNLGKSTQSRYFELLGQADKAPFPEDGYKGDYIYDLARQVMDDHGDEYLSVDLEESLPFFRDFSSKVILDGIKADLKRFGVTFDCWFSEKSLYENDQVPDTVEALRKRGYTYEEDGAIWFRSTDFGDDKDRVLFRSNGVPTYFASDVAYHKNKFDRGFDLAIDVWGADHHGYVPRMRAAVEALGKSSDDNFAVTLIQFVNLLRDGEQVSMSTRSGQFVTLSDVIDEVGVDATRFYFVMRRSDSHLDFDLELAKRESSDNPVFYVQYANARIASITRNLRDKGIAIPAMNELDESLISSSEEKKLITRLSMFPEEVEKAAIEMAPHRIVNYVHDLAGDFHSFYNAHRVLDEDPSRPSRILLVKATYVVLTNALRILGISAPERM
- a CDS encoding single-stranded DNA-binding protein produces the protein MARGFNKVILMGNLAKDPQIRYTASKQAVATFSVAVNRSWKGKNGELQESVDFIPVVVWGAQAENCERYLSKGRPVLVEGRIQVRNYDDKSGQRRWVTEVVANDITFLPSGGRRDDRPSSQGDYDGGYRNDGDQGQPRSFRDDFGGGDFPMDISEMGPTADEDEADIPF
- the rpsF gene encoding 30S ribosomal protein S6, which gives rise to MRPYEMMVLLEADLEDHSAELDGIKEVIAKLGGDVDKVDIWGKRRLAYPIDKRTEGYYALVYFKLDPSQQKEMARLFSLRTAIVRNLVIRLDQE
- a CDS encoding resistance to Congo red protein, which produces MPRLRWVLFWAMVVLFFAVFSTAMIRERRRIDELSQAVNLKEGKLRKLSDDLERSREKLKFYGTDKGKARLARDQFNLAFPGERIYRLSVDSGDVLPESDR